In Crinalium epipsammum PCC 9333, the following are encoded in one genomic region:
- a CDS encoding restriction endonuclease subunit S translates to MDLNKHTNATTLLEKHFDIAFAAPDGIKKLRELILSLAMQGKLVPQDPSDQPASELLKEIEAEKERLIKEGKIKKSQPLPEIKPDEIPYDLPNSWEWVRIEQLVSKIGSGSTPRGGKDAYEIEGIPFLRSQNIWNNEIRLDDVAFISEETHRKMIATKVISMDILLNITGASLGRCAIVPDDFAEANVSQHVTIIRCVNPEIRRFIHCLLLSPYGQSMIWSRQVGMSREGLSKKVLEQFQIPLPPLAEQRRLIAKIDELMARCDELERLRSDRDRKQITVHNSALNRLIIAKDQSDFNTAWQFITQHFSELYSVKENVTELRKAILQLAVMGKLVPQDPNDQPASELLKEIEKEKERLVKEGKIKKSQPLPKIKLDEVPYNLPTSWEWTNLQDLFAVVTDGDHQAPPKVDDGIPFLVIGNLNTGKVTWENCRFVPHDYYESIDWGRKPSKNDILYTVTGSYGIPIFIDSNRKFCVQRHVAILKSVESSPTEYITHLLKSKYAFNYATSVATGIAQKTVPLSGLRRMPIAVPPMNEQHRIVAKIDQLMALCDNIEKQIDTANSKQTNLLNAVMTKV, encoded by the coding sequence TTGCTGCACCTGATGGGATTAAGAAGTTACGCGAGTTGATTTTGTCTCTGGCGATGCAGGGTAAGTTAGTACCGCAAGATCCTAGCGATCAACCTGCTAGTGAGTTGCTGAAGGAAATTGAGGCGGAGAAAGAAAGGTTAATTAAGGAAGGGAAAATTAAAAAATCTCAGCCTTTGCCAGAGATTAAGCCTGATGAAATACCCTATGATTTGCCGAATAGTTGGGAATGGGTAAGGATAGAACAACTTGTATCAAAAATAGGATCAGGAAGTACACCACGCGGGGGGAAAGATGCGTATGAAATAGAAGGAATACCTTTTTTACGCTCTCAAAATATTTGGAATAATGAAATTAGACTTGATGATGTTGCTTTTATATCTGAAGAGACGCATAGAAAAATGATTGCAACAAAAGTTATATCTATGGATATTCTCCTAAATATTACTGGTGCTTCATTAGGTCGATGTGCAATTGTTCCAGATGATTTTGCAGAAGCAAATGTCAGTCAGCACGTTACAATAATTCGTTGTGTTAATCCTGAAATAAGAAGATTTATTCATTGTTTGCTTTTATCTCCTTATGGACAATCCATGATTTGGTCAAGACAAGTTGGAATGTCCCGTGAAGGATTAAGTAAAAAAGTTTTAGAACAATTTCAAATACCACTCCCACCTCTTGCTGAACAACGCCGTCTTATTGCCAAAATTGATGAATTGATGGCGCGATGTGATGAACTGGAAAGGCTGCGGAGCGATCGCGATCGTAAACAAATCACCGTCCACAATTCCGCCCTCAATCGTCTAATCATAGCAAAAGACCAAAGCGACTTTAACACCGCATGGCAATTCATCACCCAACACTTCAGCGAACTCTATTCAGTTAAAGAAAATGTAACTGAGTTACGCAAAGCTATCTTGCAACTCGCTGTCATGGGTAAATTAGTCCCGCAAGATCCTAACGATCAACCTGCTAGTGAGTTGTTGAAGGAAATTGAAAAAGAGAAGGAAAGATTAGTTAAGGAAGGGAAAATTAAAAAGTCTCAGCCTTTGCCAAAGATTAAGCTTGATGAAGTTCCTTATAATTTACCTACAAGCTGGGAGTGGACAAATCTACAAGATTTATTTGCTGTAGTTACAGATGGTGATCATCAAGCGCCACCAAAAGTAGATGATGGAATTCCTTTTTTAGTAATTGGCAACCTAAATACAGGGAAAGTTACTTGGGAAAATTGTAGATTTGTGCCACATGATTATTATGAATCAATAGATTGGGGAAGAAAGCCATCAAAAAATGATATTTTATACACCGTAACTGGTTCTTATGGTATCCCTATTTTTATAGACAGCAATCGCAAATTTTGCGTACAACGTCACGTTGCAATTCTTAAATCAGTTGAATCTTCTCCTACAGAATATATTACGCATTTATTAAAGTCTAAATATGCGTTTAATTATGCTACTTCAGTTGCTACTGGCATTGCCCAGAAAACCGTGCCGCTATCTGGACTAAGGAGAATGCCAATTGCAGTTCCTCCTATGAATGAACAACACCGCATTGTTGCCAAAATCGATCAACTCATGGCACTTTGCGACAACATAGAAAAACAAATTGATACAGCTAATAGCAAACAGACAAACCTACTCAACGCCGTGATGACAAAAGTTTGA
- a CDS encoding type II toxin-antitoxin system VapC family toxin encodes MKVTDSLQGVTRLFLDTAPVIYYIENHPQYFSVVERIFDRIDNGLLIAVTSPITLSECLVIPYRLGQPQIQQLFINQLVNGNNTQFRLIDSDIAQQAAELRSRYNLSLLDAYQVAIAIEDSCEAFLTNDIALKRVTELCVLVIDELEL; translated from the coding sequence ATGAAAGTAACCGATAGCTTGCAGGGAGTTACCCGCCTATTTTTAGATACAGCACCCGTTATTTATTACATTGAAAACCATCCTCAATACTTTTCAGTCGTTGAAAGGATTTTTGATCGCATAGATAATGGCTTGTTAATTGCGGTTACTTCACCTATTACCTTAAGCGAGTGTTTAGTCATACCTTACCGCTTGGGACAACCCCAAATTCAGCAGTTATTTATTAACCAGCTAGTCAACGGCAACAATACGCAATTCAGATTAATTGACTCGGACATTGCCCAACAAGCAGCCGAATTGCGATCGCGGTATAATTTAAGCTTGCTTGATGCCTATCAGGTGGCTATTGCTATTGAAGATAGTTGTGAAGCATTTTTAACCAATGATATTGCCTTAAAGCGAGTCACTGAGTTGTGCGTCTTAGTAATAGATGAATTAGAACTGTAA
- a CDS encoding metal-binding protein encodes MPSGRTHDRITLWLLPVVTVLTYGLTRSGDLTLILAGSFLFAGLMFGPDLDIHSRQFIRWGWFRWIWIPYQKALNHRSVFSHGLIIGTIIRVLYITNLVLVLTLLFLVVTNLLLGWQWNWQRLAEDGVRSLFQHSAEFIALFVGMELGSMSHSFSDWGGSAYKRYQKGGWQAVLPKAKKRRVTSKRKSPGRKVGKRTAKTQRTPRKKL; translated from the coding sequence GTGCCTTCTGGTCGCACTCACGATCGCATTACTCTGTGGCTCTTACCCGTCGTTACTGTACTAACCTACGGGCTAACCCGCAGTGGCGACTTAACCTTGATACTTGCAGGATCTTTTCTGTTTGCTGGGCTGATGTTTGGTCCAGACCTCGATATCCACTCTCGGCAGTTTATTCGCTGGGGTTGGTTTCGCTGGATTTGGATACCCTACCAGAAAGCATTAAATCACCGCTCGGTTTTTTCTCATGGCTTAATTATTGGCACGATCATACGAGTGCTTTACATTACTAATCTAGTGCTAGTGTTAACGCTGCTATTTTTAGTTGTTACTAATTTGTTACTAGGGTGGCAATGGAATTGGCAAAGATTAGCAGAAGATGGTGTGCGATCGCTGTTTCAACACTCTGCTGAATTTATCGCTTTGTTTGTGGGGATGGAATTAGGCTCAATGAGCCATTCTTTTAGTGACTGGGGTGGATCGGCTTACAAACGCTATCAAAAAGGGGGATGGCAGGCGGTTTTGCCTAAAGCTAAGAAGCGACGGGTTACAAGCAAGCGTAAATCTCCAGGGCGAAAGGTGGGGAAACGAACCGCCAAGACGCAAAGAACGCCAAGGAAGAAGTTATAA
- the mazG gene encoding nucleoside triphosphate pyrophosphohydrolase, which translates to MSSTEDALQQLIDVIAKLRSPDGGCPWDLAQTQETLIPYVIEEAYEVVDAIRSGNQDAIAEELGDLLLQVVLQSQVASDEGKFTLKEVAQGITEKLIRRHPHVFGDVEVQNAEEVHQNWEKIKAAEKGETLEAAQLLSRKLSRYGRTLPPLMAGMKISQKAADAGFEWDNVEGVWAKFEEELAELKEALATEDKAHQEAELGDLLFTIINVARWHDLDPTAALQGTNQRFIQRLQKMEVFADRPLTDYTIEELENFWQQAKAQIAAQK; encoded by the coding sequence ATGTCTAGTACAGAAGATGCCTTGCAACAGTTGATTGATGTAATTGCTAAATTGCGATCGCCTGATGGTGGTTGTCCTTGGGATTTGGCGCAAACTCAAGAAACGCTGATTCCTTATGTAATTGAAGAAGCGTATGAGGTGGTGGATGCAATTCGCAGTGGAAATCAGGATGCGATCGCAGAAGAGTTAGGCGACTTACTTTTACAGGTAGTTTTGCAATCACAAGTAGCTAGTGATGAAGGGAAGTTTACCTTAAAGGAAGTTGCACAAGGAATTACTGAAAAGTTAATCCGTCGTCATCCTCATGTTTTTGGAGATGTTGAGGTGCAAAATGCTGAGGAAGTGCATCAAAATTGGGAGAAAATCAAAGCAGCCGAAAAAGGCGAAACTCTTGAAGCAGCACAACTACTAAGTCGCAAATTAAGCCGTTATGGGCGTACACTCCCCCCGCTAATGGCGGGAATGAAAATTTCTCAAAAAGCTGCTGATGCTGGTTTTGAGTGGGATAACGTTGAGGGTGTTTGGGCAAAGTTTGAGGAAGAGTTAGCAGAATTAAAAGAAGCACTTGCAACAGAAGATAAAGCACATCAGGAAGCAGAATTAGGAGATTTACTGTTTACTATTATTAATGTTGCTCGTTGGCATGATTTAGACCCAACCGCCGCGTTACAAGGTACTAATCAGCGTTTTATTCAACGCTTGCAAAAAATGGAAGTTTTTGCAGATCGCCCCTTGACAGATTACACAATTGAAGAATTAGAAAATTTTTGGCAGCAAGCTAAAGCACAAATAGCGGCTCAAAAATAG
- a CDS encoding glutamate-5-semialdehyde dehydrogenase: MTASFIASRPLIDLAQSTRTAARNLAVLSTESKNHAIEAIAQAIETAAPDILAANAADCKAAEEAGIAKALYARLKLDETKLKGAIAGVRDVGKLPDPVGTIQINRELDQGLILKRVSCPLGVLGVIFEARPDAVVQISSLAIKSGNGVILKCGQEAVRSCEALVKAIRQGLAKTEVNPEVVQLLTTREETLALLQLDQYVDLIIPRGSNSFVRFVQENTRIPVLGHAEGICHLYIDQAAEIEKAIAITVDAKTQYPAACNAIETLLVNQEIAANFLPQVATALQERNVELRGDEQTCQIVDIAPATEADWATEYSDLILSIKIVDAVDEAIAHINTYGSRHTDAIVTEDQNAANIFIAQVDAAGVYHNCSTRFADGFRYGFGAEVGISTQKMPPRGPVGLEGLITYKYQITGDGHIAATYSGSNPKSFTHKDLG, translated from the coding sequence ATGACAGCTTCTTTTATTGCTTCCCGTCCCCTAATTGATCTCGCCCAAAGTACTCGTACTGCTGCGCGTAATTTGGCAGTATTATCCACTGAATCTAAAAATCATGCCATTGAAGCGATCGCCCAAGCAATAGAAACCGCCGCACCCGATATCCTGGCGGCGAATGCAGCAGATTGTAAAGCGGCTGAAGAAGCAGGAATTGCTAAGGCTTTATACGCCCGACTCAAATTAGATGAAACTAAACTCAAGGGTGCGATCGCAGGTGTGCGAGATGTCGGTAAGTTACCCGATCCAGTTGGTACAATCCAAATTAATCGAGAATTGGATCAAGGATTAATCCTCAAGCGGGTTAGCTGTCCTTTGGGTGTTTTAGGGGTAATCTTTGAAGCGCGTCCTGATGCAGTTGTTCAAATTTCTAGCCTTGCAATCAAATCTGGTAACGGTGTCATCCTCAAATGTGGACAAGAAGCTGTGCGGAGTTGCGAAGCTTTAGTTAAAGCTATCCGTCAAGGATTAGCTAAAACTGAAGTTAACCCGGAGGTGGTGCAACTGCTGACGACGAGAGAGGAAACTTTGGCGCTGTTACAGTTAGATCAATATGTGGATCTAATTATTCCTAGAGGTTCTAACTCGTTTGTGCGGTTTGTGCAAGAAAATACCCGCATTCCAGTGTTAGGTCATGCAGAAGGTATTTGTCATTTATATATAGATCAAGCAGCAGAAATTGAGAAGGCGATCGCTATTACTGTAGATGCAAAAACGCAATATCCCGCAGCTTGTAACGCGATTGAAACGTTGTTAGTTAATCAAGAAATTGCTGCAAATTTCTTACCACAAGTTGCTACTGCATTGCAAGAACGTAATGTTGAATTACGGGGAGATGAGCAAACTTGTCAGATTGTAGATATTGCACCAGCGACAGAAGCAGACTGGGCGACAGAATACAGCGATTTAATTTTGTCGATTAAAATAGTTGATGCAGTTGATGAAGCGATCGCGCATATCAATACTTACGGTTCACGCCATACTGATGCTATTGTCACCGAAGATCAAAATGCAGCAAATATATTCATCGCTCAAGTAGATGCTGCTGGAGTATATCATAACTGTTCCACACGCTTTGCTGATGGTTTCCGTTATGGTTTTGGTGCAGAAGTAGGAATTAGCACCCAAAAAATGCCCCCTCGCGGTCCTGTTGGTTTAGAAGGATTGATAACTTATAAGTATCAAATTACAGGTGATGGTCACATTGCTGCAACATACAGTGGATCAAATCCTAAATCATTTACTCATAAAGATTTAGGTTAA
- the folB gene encoding dihydroneopterin aldolase, with protein MDCIQLTGIRCYGYTGYLPEEQLLGQWFEVDLSLWLDLSPAGKSDAIEDTLDYRSVIATVQQLVKTSKFALVEKLADAIAQAILQFDRVSQVQVKLSKPAAPIPDFGGKITIDITRENQHS; from the coding sequence ATGGATTGCATTCAATTAACAGGGATTCGCTGCTATGGCTACACGGGTTATTTGCCAGAGGAGCAATTATTGGGACAATGGTTTGAGGTAGACCTTAGCCTGTGGTTAGATTTATCACCAGCAGGTAAAAGTGATGCAATAGAAGACACCCTTGATTACCGTAGTGTAATTGCAACTGTACAGCAGTTGGTGAAAACTTCTAAGTTTGCTTTAGTAGAAAAATTGGCTGATGCGATCGCACAAGCTATCTTACAATTTGATCGTGTCAGCCAAGTACAAGTAAAACTTAGCAAACCTGCTGCCCCTATTCCCGATTTTGGTGGCAAAATTACCATTGATATTACCAGGGAAAATCAACATTCTTGA
- a CDS encoding patatin-like protein, giving the protein MKSESYQKPEFTREHRLGLVVYGGVSLAIYMNGVCREFYNAVRGRGIYKLIKALTDSDIIVDIISGTSAGGINGVLLSYALTNSNEQEIVDFKNFDQIWRDSANIRKLLRQPKNNEYNKSDSLFDGENYYQNALENALNQAHSNKKQAPIDEWLSQSNELDLFVTGTDVLGQVYKVFDQTGSVIEVNNHRTVFQLKHRQGRKEPFNFKSNPAVPQITTPEIHQSLAKLCRITSCFPVAFPVVTVELKNPNNYVDSMLVRWGDLENRDLPEQRPPKGYNLHFVDGGVLDNRPFSYTIKEMYYRTANRPVDRKLFYIDPSPDRFSNAANFQNMAKPKIGQVIQDSVIGLPSYESIANDLQAIKERNEQVRRYKALLANVEAPISSEDATTEKIDVQEEIYLLTRLINLRDRLLPLILRMQQNDVVNSDKAKILEKIAELLTERILDPEEKKERDEILQEFGKQIRNLDIEYALRKHFYILQKVCQRIEKEEQYEQYTKLKLLSQRISRQIKLLEVIRAALDMLMSNRNVSQFFYQLIDQATSNNQLRSQIYDSLFRLHRYLLDPHSLNDLLPTNAQKNELVELPADFFLKLPLLAQQLDEEAWLPQKQLSSILEQLRQKVVQLEVGLDIAKNIHLNDKFNYDEQENEKFTTILRQVELSTEVLIHNSQLSNSEELLSRFKGFRQVDQVLYPFESLTEIGEKEIIQTVRISPNDAQLGLGKSKGLEGKLTGDTLYAFGDLFKKSWRSNDILWGRLDGLNRIVEALITPEALKRFPHFIKREANKKGCLEEEYIEFLLDESLNKDALEREQIKAYLIKLLQLDFQFNQVEMKEFLDAVVMAGHRVILDTDLQKVIADAIDEQFTWNLQRVKPENFSSNKQNQEVSRLDNETNYNPIKGYFDKTVSAIAAAKIAKEAVDSWEDPHKKEHFFRNEYRVGKEKLDLDVPNVILVNLATRSILVARDIIKNALGIDQVRRLSRHPIYQFFDKSLQLFYWWLQYRGPVALESASFNRGRPIILILQVALLVVAIAGVAVTVSQSWVWIAIALGATVLFWLIGLLRKSQ; this is encoded by the coding sequence ATGAAGAGCGAAAGTTATCAAAAACCAGAGTTTACCCGTGAACATCGTTTGGGTTTAGTTGTTTATGGAGGAGTTTCCTTAGCTATTTACATGAACGGTGTTTGCCGAGAATTTTATAATGCTGTTCGTGGTCGAGGGATCTATAAACTTATTAAGGCACTAACTGATTCAGATATTATTGTTGACATTATATCTGGAACCTCCGCAGGCGGTATTAACGGCGTTTTGCTCAGTTACGCCTTAACTAATAGCAATGAGCAAGAAATTGTAGATTTTAAAAACTTTGACCAAATTTGGCGTGATAGTGCTAATATTCGCAAGTTACTACGCCAACCCAAAAACAATGAATATAATAAATCCGACTCACTTTTTGATGGCGAAAATTATTATCAAAACGCTTTAGAAAATGCTTTGAATCAAGCACATTCAAATAAAAAGCAAGCCCCTATTGATGAGTGGTTATCCCAATCTAATGAATTAGATTTATTTGTAACAGGTACAGATGTTTTAGGGCAAGTATATAAAGTATTCGATCAGACTGGCTCAGTAATAGAAGTTAACAACCATAGGACTGTATTTCAACTCAAACATCGTCAAGGACGCAAGGAGCCATTCAACTTTAAAAGTAATCCTGCGGTTCCTCAAATTACTACCCCAGAAATACATCAATCACTAGCTAAATTATGTAGAATTACGTCTTGTTTTCCTGTGGCATTTCCGGTTGTTACAGTTGAACTTAAAAATCCCAATAATTATGTTGATAGTATGTTAGTGAGGTGGGGTGATTTAGAAAACAGAGATTTACCAGAACAGCGACCACCCAAGGGTTATAATTTACATTTTGTAGATGGTGGTGTGTTAGATAATCGTCCTTTCAGTTATACGATTAAGGAGATGTATTATCGCACAGCTAATCGTCCTGTCGATCGCAAGCTTTTTTATATTGATCCTAGTCCAGATCGTTTTTCTAATGCTGCCAATTTTCAAAACATGGCTAAACCAAAAATTGGACAAGTGATCCAAGATTCTGTGATTGGTTTACCGAGTTATGAAAGTATTGCTAATGATTTGCAAGCGATTAAAGAACGTAACGAACAAGTCCGTCGTTATAAGGCGTTACTTGCTAATGTAGAAGCTCCAATTAGTTCAGAAGATGCTACGACTGAAAAAATTGATGTTCAAGAAGAAATTTATCTGCTGACTCGTTTAATTAATTTGCGCGATCGCCTGTTGCCTCTAATTTTAAGAATGCAACAGAATGATGTAGTAAATTCTGACAAGGCAAAAATTTTAGAAAAAATAGCTGAGTTGCTTACAGAACGGATTCTTGACCCTGAAGAAAAAAAAGAGCGGGATGAAATTTTACAGGAATTTGGTAAGCAGATTCGTAATTTAGATATAGAATATGCTTTAAGAAAACATTTTTATATTCTACAAAAAGTTTGTCAAAGGATTGAAAAGGAAGAGCAGTATGAGCAATATACAAAATTAAAATTGCTCTCACAAAGAATTAGCCGCCAAATAAAGTTGCTTGAAGTTATTCGTGCAGCTTTGGATATGCTGATGAGTAACAGAAACGTAAGTCAGTTTTTTTATCAGCTAATAGATCAGGCAACGTCAAATAATCAGTTGCGCTCTCAAATTTACGATAGCTTATTTAGATTACATCGTTACCTACTTGATCCTCATAGCCTCAACGATTTATTGCCGACAAATGCACAAAAAAATGAGCTAGTAGAACTGCCAGCAGACTTTTTTCTGAAACTACCTTTACTAGCTCAACAATTAGATGAGGAAGCGTGGTTGCCACAAAAGCAGCTTTCTAGCATCTTAGAACAATTAAGACAAAAAGTTGTGCAACTGGAAGTTGGTTTGGACATTGCAAAAAACATTCACTTAAACGATAAATTTAATTATGATGAGCAGGAGAATGAAAAATTTACCACCATTTTACGGCAGGTAGAATTATCTACTGAGGTACTAATCCATAATAGCCAGTTGAGTAATTCTGAAGAACTATTGTCAAGATTTAAAGGATTTAGACAAGTCGATCAAGTTCTGTATCCTTTTGAATCTTTAACTGAAATTGGTGAGAAAGAAATAATTCAGACAGTTAGGATTAGCCCTAATGATGCTCAATTAGGACTAGGTAAATCTAAAGGATTAGAGGGTAAATTAACCGGAGATACCTTATATGCTTTTGGAGACTTGTTTAAAAAATCTTGGCGTTCTAATGATATTTTATGGGGTCGCTTAGATGGCTTAAACAGAATTGTAGAAGCTTTGATAACTCCTGAAGCGCTCAAAAGATTTCCTCATTTTATTAAGCGGGAAGCAAATAAAAAAGGCTGTTTGGAAGAAGAATACATAGAATTTTTGTTAGATGAATCTTTGAATAAAGATGCTCTAGAACGCGAACAAATCAAGGCTTATTTGATCAAATTACTTCAACTTGATTTTCAATTCAATCAAGTTGAGATGAAAGAATTTCTAGATGCTGTAGTTATGGCAGGTCATCGAGTAATTCTTGATACCGATTTACAGAAGGTAATAGCAGACGCAATTGATGAACAATTTACTTGGAATTTGCAGAGAGTTAAGCCAGAAAATTTCAGTTCCAATAAGCAAAATCAAGAGGTGTCAAGGTTAGATAATGAGACAAATTACAACCCGATAAAGGGTTATTTTGACAAAACTGTTAGCGCAATAGCCGCCGCCAAAATAGCTAAAGAAGCTGTTGATTCATGGGAAGATCCACACAAAAAAGAGCATTTCTTTCGCAATGAATATAGGGTAGGTAAAGAGAAATTGGATCTAGATGTTCCTAATGTTATATTAGTAAATCTGGCAACAAGGAGCATTTTAGTTGCACGAGATATTATTAAAAATGCTTTGGGAATTGACCAAGTAAGAAGGCTAAGTAGGCATCCTATCTATCAATTTTTTGATAAGTCTTTACAACTGTTTTATTGGTGGTTACAATATCGTGGACCAGTCGCACTTGAAAGCGCTAGTTTTAATCGTGGGCGACCAATAATCCTAATCTTGCAGGTGGCGTTATTAGTGGTGGCAATTGCTGGAGTTGCAGTTACAGTATCTCAGTCATGGGTATGGATAGCGATCGCACTTGGTGCTACGGTATTATTCTGGTTGATCGGTTTGTTGAGAAAATCACAATAA
- a CDS encoding glutamine amidotransferase-related protein has translation MKQILIIVHQPTSYTGLVGKILRAKGYHLDIRIPSQGDRLPDAIANHQGVVIFGGPMSVNDRDLPFIRQEIDWIQVVLASSKPFLGICLGAQMLARTLGAEVTRHPNDQVEIGYFPIIPTPEGKAIFGESLYVYHWHNEGFDLPQGAVKLAGGETFSNQAFRYGANAYGLQFHPELTEEMIRRWTILGSDMLTLPGAQSRERQLQNYAKYGYALEKWLENFLNLWLHPEK, from the coding sequence GTGAAACAAATTCTCATCATCGTCCATCAACCTACCTCCTATACCGGACTGGTTGGTAAAATCCTCCGCGCCAAAGGATATCACCTTGATATTCGCATACCTAGCCAAGGCGATCGCCTACCAGATGCGATCGCAAATCATCAGGGGGTAGTGATTTTCGGTGGTCCTATGAGTGTAAACGATCGCGATTTACCATTTATCCGTCAAGAAATTGATTGGATACAGGTAGTATTAGCATCATCTAAACCTTTTTTGGGTATCTGTCTAGGCGCTCAAATGTTGGCGCGTACCCTTGGCGCAGAAGTTACCCGCCATCCCAATGATCAAGTAGAAATTGGTTATTTCCCAATTATCCCAACCCCAGAAGGAAAAGCAATTTTTGGTGAATCTTTATATGTTTATCACTGGCATAATGAAGGATTTGATCTGCCTCAAGGCGCTGTTAAACTCGCTGGTGGTGAAACTTTTAGCAACCAAGCTTTCCGCTATGGAGCAAATGCTTATGGTTTACAATTCCATCCTGAGTTAACCGAAGAGATGATCCGTCGGTGGACAATATTAGGATCTGATATGCTGACACTGCCAGGGGCGCAGTCACGAGAGCGGCAGCTACAAAATTATGCTAAATATGGATACGCTTTGGAAAAATGGTTAGAAAATTTTCTTAACCTTTGGTTACATCCAGAAAAATAA
- the glgA gene encoding glycogen synthase GlgA, whose protein sequence is MYIVQIASECAPVIKAGGLGDVVYALSRELEIQGNTVEIILPMYDCMRYDHIWGLHDAYRDLSVPWYGGAVHCSVYCGWVHGRLCFFIEPHSQDNFFHRGCYYGCDDDNMRFAFFSKAALEFLHRSNKRPDVIHCHDWQTGLVPVMLFEIYKYHGMEYQRVCYTIHNFKHQGIAGAEILQATGLNQEAYYFQYERLRDNFNPFAINMMKGGIIYSNHVTTVSPHHAWEARFTDIGYGLGHTLHSFQYKFKGVLNGIDYDVWNPESDRYIPGHYSKDNLAEKALNKKALRARLLLRDVDKPLICYIGRLDDQKGVHLVHHAIYHSLFKDAQFVLLGSATGAKINAQFQHEKRFLNDNSDVHLELGFNEELSHLIYAGADMIVVPSNYEPCGLTQMIGFRYGTVPIVRGVGGLINTVFDRDYDQTKSPEKRNGYVFYESNYQALESAMDRAIGLWYDYPEEFRKLVVQGMEYDYSWNIPGAEYLDIYDYIRHKWSEVIAA, encoded by the coding sequence ATGTACATCGTACAAATAGCTTCAGAATGCGCCCCTGTGATCAAAGCCGGAGGCTTGGGAGATGTTGTTTACGCACTGAGTCGGGAATTAGAAATTCAGGGTAATACCGTCGAGATTATCCTGCCGATGTACGATTGTATGCGCTACGATCATATTTGGGGGCTGCATGATGCCTACCGTGATTTGTCTGTACCCTGGTATGGTGGCGCGGTTCACTGTTCTGTCTATTGTGGTTGGGTACACGGACGGCTGTGTTTTTTCATTGAACCCCACTCACAAGATAATTTCTTCCATCGCGGCTGTTATTACGGCTGTGATGACGACAATATGCGCTTTGCCTTCTTTAGCAAAGCTGCCTTGGAATTTCTCCACCGTAGCAATAAAAGACCAGATGTAATTCATTGTCACGACTGGCAGACAGGTCTAGTTCCAGTAATGCTGTTTGAGATTTACAAATATCATGGCATGGAATATCAACGGGTTTGCTACACCATCCACAACTTTAAACACCAGGGAATAGCGGGTGCTGAGATTCTACAGGCGACAGGTTTGAATCAAGAAGCTTATTATTTCCAATATGAACGCTTGCGTGATAACTTTAATCCCTTTGCTATAAATATGATGAAAGGGGGCATTATTTACTCAAATCATGTCACCACAGTTTCACCTCACCACGCTTGGGAAGCGCGTTTTACCGATATTGGATATGGTTTAGGTCACACCTTGCATTCATTTCAGTACAAATTTAAGGGTGTGCTGAATGGTATAGATTATGATGTGTGGAATCCAGAGAGCGATCGCTACATTCCTGGTCACTACAGTAAAGATAATTTAGCCGAAAAAGCACTCAATAAAAAAGCTTTACGAGCAAGATTGCTACTGCGTGATGTTGATAAACCACTAATTTGCTACATTGGTCGCTTAGACGATCAAAAAGGCGTACATCTTGTTCATCATGCAATTTACCATTCACTATTTAAAGATGCACAATTTGTATTACTAGGTTCGGCAACAGGAGCAAAAATTAATGCTCAATTCCAACACGAAAAACGTTTTTTAAACGATAATTCTGACGTTCATTTAGAACTTGGTTTTAACGAAGAATTATCCCATCTAATTTATGCTGGTGCTGACATGATTGTAGTTCCTAGCAATTATGAACCTTGTGGATTAACTCAAATGATCGGGTTTAGATATGGCACGGTGCCAATTGTTCGAGGTGTAGGTGGACTGATAAATACAGTATTTGACAGAGATTATGACCAAACAAAGTCTCCCGAAAAACGCAACGGCTATGTTTTCTACGAATCTAATTACCAGGCACTTGAATCAGCAATGGATCGGGCAATAGGATTGTGGTATGACTATCCTGAAGAATTCCGCAAGCTTGTTGTTCAGGGTATGGAATATGACTATTCTTGGAACATACCAGGCGCTGAATATTTAGATATTTATGACTATATTCGTCATAAATGGAGCGAAGTTATAGCTGCTTAA